In a single window of the Porites lutea chromosome 14, jaPorLute2.1, whole genome shotgun sequence genome:
- the LOC140924094 gene encoding integrase/recombinase xerD homolog isoform X2 — MPAHPLCIALYLLELTEDALQKNSGCSAIDSALYGIRWAHKIAGLASPTEHPTVIAAAEGARRKLSKPVQPKQPLDLETVVKVAQYYNTALASLADIRFLFVFLVGYAGLFRVSELLSVKIKDITIVHDSMSIFVSKRKNDQFREGHTSIIARSGKVSCPVSITERLLVLLASPKESCSPVLRRIVRTKNGAYFHKSLGISYSTIRDEFKKYVSPFVNDPSDYCLHSLKSGGASNDGYKLSDPELKDRHAGWKNPCTKRRYTKRSHSEMLEVTRSMGI, encoded by the coding sequence ATGCCCGCTCATCCGTTGTGCATTGCCCTGTACTTATTGGAGTTAACTGAAGATGCCTTGCAGAAGAATAGTGGTTGCTCTGCTATTGATTCTGCGCTTTATGGTATTCGTTGGGCGCACAAGATAGCAGGTCTGGCGTCGCCCACAGAGCATCCAACGGTTATTGCAGCCGCGGAAGGAGCTAGAAGAAAGTTATCTAAGCCAGTTCAACCCAAGCAACCCCTGGATCTTGAGACTGTTGTCAAAGTCGCTCAGTATTATAACACAGCTTTAGCTTCTCTTGCAGAcattcgttttttgtttgtatttttagttgGCTATGCTGGTCTATTTCgagtttctgagttattgagTGTTAAGATCAAAGACATTACCATTGTTCACGATAGCATGTCGATTTTCGTCTCTAAGAGGAAGAATGATCAATTTCGTGAAGGGCATACTTCTATAATTGCCAGATCTGGTAAGGTTTCATGTCCCGTTTCAATCACTGAGAGGCTTCTTGTTCTGTTGGCTAGTCCTAAGGAATCTTGTTCTCCTGTTTTGCGTAGAATAGTTCGCACTAAGAATGGCGCATATTTTCACAAGTCTCTAGGGATTAGTTACTCCACTATTCGTGACGAATTCAAGAAATATGTTTCGCCGTTTGTGAATGATCCAAGTGATTATTGTTTACATAGCCTCAAATCAGGTGGCGCGTCTAATGACGGTTATAAGCTAAGCGATCCCGAGCTGAAAGATAGACATGCAGGATGGAAGAATCCTTGCACTAAGAGGCGTTACACCAAGCGTTCTCATTCTGAGATGCTTGAAGTTACTAGAAGTATGGGTATCTAA
- the LOC140924094 gene encoding uncharacterized protein isoform X1, which produces MDIIRQGYSLPFSEFPPRCFLSNNLSALRNPQFVESAILELLEKQLINEHSFPPHCVNPLTVAEGKKLRLVIDLREVNKYLVKPKFRYEDLRSLSEVFEQGFWFFTWDLKSGYHHVDIFHPHQQFLGFAWDFEGVTRYFTFAVLPFGLSTACFCFTKLFRPLVRRWRLMSHNCFVYLDDGISGQHDYVSARAASLIQRSDLASSGFIPNECKSQWEPVQVGEWLGFLINTIQFMFQIPEAKLAKLKRSLESMILDGYATYRELARLAGFIISLSLAVGPIARLFTRQMYFFIQSRPSWDVSFTFSEALLQELKFWLLHIDSFNGYSIRGVFCAESTIYTDASDFAFGGYLATLGGEPVRGMFSPADVDSSSTYRELKAVFYVLKSYAVSLKHQRVKVFVDNMGASRILMVGSSKLHLQQIAVDIFSICLSFGISLDSQWLPREENARADLLSRFIDRDDWSLNPVVFQSLDARWGPHSVDRFSSYFNSQVVRFNSKYFSPGCAAVDALAQDWSSDNNWLCPPTHLIVAAVKHLRYHKGVGTIIIPEWPSASFWPFLHISPSRFHTFVKEFVVLPRLADLLIEGPGQREVYRKKPSVFVGCPSFNMLALRLDFR; this is translated from the coding sequence ATGGATATCATTAGGCAAGGGTATTCTTTACCGTTTAGCGAATTTCCGCCTCGTTGCTTTCTATCGAACAATCTTTCTGCGTTGAGGAACCCGCAATTTGTTGAGTCTGCTATTCTTGAATTATTGGAGAAGCAACTGATTAATGAGCATAGTTTTCCTCCTCATTGCGTCAATCCTCTTACAGTTGCAGAAGGCAAGAAGCTCCGCCTGGTCATAGATTTGCGCGAGGTTAACAAGTATTTGGTTAAACCCAAATTTCGTTATGAAGATTTGCGATCTTTGAGTGAGGTCTTTGAGCAGGGATTTTGGTTCTTCACGTGGGACCTGAAATCGGGTTACCATCatgtggatatttttcatcCTCATCAGCAATTTTTGGGCTTTGCGTGGGATTTTGAGGGAGTTACTAGATACTTTACTTTTGCTGTTCTCCCATTTGGATTAAGCACCGCGTGTTTTTGCTTTACCAAGCTTTTTCGCCCTTTAGTTAGGAGATGGCGGCTGATGTCCCACAACTGTTTTGTGTATTTAGATGACGGGATTTCAGGTCAGCATGACTATGTTTCTGCTCGAGCTGCTAGTCTTATTCAGCGTTCGGATTTAGCTTCGTCTGGCTTCATCCCTAATGAGTGTAAATCACAATGGGAGCCTGTTCAGGTTGGGGAATGGTTGGGATTCCTCATTAACACTATTCAATTCATGTTTCAAATACCAGAAGCCAAGCTGGCTAAGTTAAAGCGTTCTCTAGAGTCCATGATCCTGGATGGCTACGCAACCTATCGGGAGTTGGCTCGCCTTGCCGGTTTCATCATTTCGCTTTCCCTCGCAGTTGGCCCTATTGCTCGTCTATTCACAAGACAGATGTACTTTTTTATTCAGTCCAGGCCCTCGTGGGATGTCTCGTTTACCTTTTCCGAGGCCCTATTGCAAGAGCTTAAGTTTTGGCTTCTGCATATCGATTCTTTTAATGGGTATTCTATTAGGGGTGTCTTTTGTGCCGAGTCTACTATTTATACCGATGCTAGTGATTTTGCATTCGGCGGCTATTTAGCCACTCTGGGTGGTGAGCCAGTTCGGGGTATGTTTTCCCCGGCTGACGTTGATTCGAGTTCTACTTACCGCGAGTTGAAAGCGGTATTCTATGTTTTGAAGTCATACGCCGTCAGTTTGAAGCATCAGAGAGTGAAAGTTTTTGTTGACAACATGGGCGCCTCTCGTATTCTGATGGTTGGCAGCTCTAAGCTTCATTTACAGCAGATTGCTGTTGACATATTCAGTATCTGTTTGTCTTTTGGCATTTCCTTAGATTCGCAGTGGTTGCCTCGCGAAGAGAACGCTCGTGCCGATTTACTCAGCAGGTTCATTGACAGAGATGATTGGAGTTTGAACCCCGTGGTTTTCCAATCCCTTGATGCTAGGTGGGGCCCTCATTCGGTGGATCGCTTTTCGTCTTATTTCAACTCGCAAGTTGTTAGGTttaattccaaatatttttctccGGGTTGCGCCGCTGTTGATGCCCTAGCTCAGGATTGGAGTTCCGATAATAATTGGTTGTGTCCTCCGACGCATTTGATCGTCGCTGCGGTTAAGCATTTGCGCTACCACAAAGGGGTTGGGACCATAATTATTCCGGAATGGCCATCTGCTtccttttggccctttttacaCATCAGTCCTTCTCGATTTCATACTTTTGTCAAAGAATTTGTTGTGCTTCCAAGGCTTGCAGATCTACTTATTGAAGGACCTGGACAGAGGGAAGTGTACCGCAAGAAACCTTCCGTGTTCGTTGGATGTCCGTCATTTAATATGTTGGCTCTCCGCCTTGATTTTCGCTAA
- the LOC140924095 gene encoding uncharacterized protein, translating to MYAVCHSRSSTLYQADNFLLGTRRRKMPLPGPDAPDLREEGSSNAGSDGFHSLVQQAVADSMASVTMQISSLIDSRFDNFKKQFTEENSSSVEAAVKRAKRARFVFQSKGNEQQFEHAESVLDKLESAKGALNANAISKAKTAIEEGIALVTKRMKVIKIADKSQYSWATVQEYLSDELASDSEDEKRLFRSERRAEKKVKDSKKKRSQKYQHQRFQPYPPFNPNHRSSLPTLDAHSNTGSRFGRDLGVRGRQIGPCFNAGNMVIWPPIVLAKLASARSD from the exons atgtatgctgtttgtcactctcgctccagtacgctgtaccaggcagataattttttgttaggcaCAAGAAGACGCAAGATGCCCCTTCCGGGACCAGATGCTCCCGATTTGCGAGAAGAAGGTTCTTCTAACGCTGGTTCTGATGGTTTTCATTCTTTAGTGCAGCAGGCTGTAGCTGATTCGATGGCTTCCGTTACCATGCAGATATCGTCTTTAATCGACTCCCGCTTCGACAACTTTAAGAAGCAGTTCACGGAGGAAAATTCTTCATCAGTTGAGGCAGCCGTTAAACGTGCGAAGCGCGCtcgttttgttttccagagcaAAGGAAACGAGCAGCAGTTTGAACATGCCGAatctgttttggacaagctcgAGAGTGCGAAGGGTGCGCTTAACGCCAATGCCATTTCCAAAGCCAAAACCGCCATTGAAGAAGGTATTGCTTTAGTTACTAAAAGAATGAAGGTAATTAAGATCGCCGATAAAAGTCAGTATAGCTGGGCCACTGTTCAAGAGTACCTTTCGGACGAATTGGCATCTGACTCGGAGGACGAGAAGAGGTTATTTCGCTCGGAGAGGAGAGCAGAGAAGAAAGTTAAAGATTCGAAGAAGAAGCGCTCTCAGAAGTATCAGCATCAGAGATTTCAGCCTTATCCACCGTTCAACCCTAACCACCGTTCTTCCTTACCGACTTTGGATGCGCATTCTAATACAGGAAGTCGTTTTGGCCGTGATCTAGGCGTTCGTGGTCGACAGATTGGCCCGTGTTTTAA tgctggGAATATGGTCATTTGGCCTCCAATTGTACTGGCAAAGCTGGCGAGCGCTCGAAGTGACTAG